The Methylomusa anaerophila genome has a segment encoding these proteins:
- a CDS encoding VOC family protein — MQIKRVDSTISTDRLQESKEYYIKYFQFQLVYESDWYIELLAPGLPTTGISFVLPQRDAGEFFFGKGLILSFEVEDVDAEYRRLTEAGLDIVQELQDKPWGERSFVVDDPNGVHLYIYESIPATPEYQKVYDTFK, encoded by the coding sequence ATGCAGATTAAGCGGGTGGATTCGACGATTAGCACAGATAGACTGCAAGAGTCAAAGGAGTATTACATCAAATACTTCCAATTCCAGCTGGTGTACGAAAGCGACTGGTATATTGAACTCCTGGCGCCGGGATTGCCTACAACCGGAATAAGTTTTGTCCTGCCGCAGCGGGACGCAGGCGAATTCTTTTTTGGCAAAGGGCTGATCCTGTCCTTCGAGGTGGAGGATGTGGACGCGGAATACCGGCGGCTGACAGAGGCTGGGTTGGATATTGTTCAGGAATTGCAGGATAAACCCTGGGGCGAGAGAAGTTTTGTCGTGGATGATCCCAACGGCGTACACCTGTATATTTATGAATCCATTCCGGCGACGCCGGAGTATCAAAAAGTTTATGATACCTTTAAGTAA
- a CDS encoding histidinol phosphate phosphatase, translated as MLFDTHMHTVFSTDSRMTIGEAIAKGREAGLGIVITEHMDLAYPEPKKFLFDAAEYFQVYEKYRSDTVRLGIEIGMRTDCLEGNHSLVSAWPFDYVIGSVHVVDNIDIYQEGFYRLKGKAEVYRQYFDTMIGCLKCYDFIHSLGHIDYIARYARYSDPEVYYHEFREKIDEILTLLAEKGKAIEINTRRFGDKNAVENLLAIYRRFHELGGRLATIGSDAHRPEDIGRWLDVALEVAEATGLKPVWFKEGVPQYL; from the coding sequence ATGTTGTTTGACACCCATATGCATACTGTGTTTTCCACTGACTCCCGTATGACTATTGGGGAAGCAATCGCCAAAGGACGGGAAGCGGGTTTAGGTATTGTGATCACCGAACATATGGATCTGGCTTATCCGGAACCGAAAAAATTTTTGTTTGATGCGGCTGAGTATTTCCAGGTCTATGAAAAATACCGCAGTGACACGGTTCGTCTGGGAATTGAAATTGGGATGAGAACGGACTGCCTTGAGGGAAATCATTCGCTGGTTAGCGCCTGGCCTTTTGACTATGTAATCGGCTCCGTTCATGTAGTTGACAATATTGATATCTACCAGGAAGGCTTTTATCGTTTAAAAGGTAAAGCCGAGGTCTACCGGCAGTATTTTGACACGATGATCGGTTGCCTTAAGTGCTATGATTTCATTCATAGTCTGGGACACATTGACTATATCGCCAGATATGCCAGGTATAGTGACCCGGAAGTATATTACCATGAATTCCGGGAGAAAATTGACGAGATACTGACCCTTTTGGCGGAGAAAGGGAAAGCCATTGAGATTAACACCCGCCGTTTTGGCGATAAAAATGCAGTAGAGAACTTGCTGGCCATTTACCGGCGGTTTCATGAATTAGGCGGCCGGCTGGCAACTATCGGGTCGGATGCCCACCGGCCGGAGGATATTGGCCGGTGGCTGGATGTGGCGCTGGAAGTGGCTGAAGCAACCGGTTTGAAACCGGTCTGGTTTAAGGAAGGCGTGCCGCAGTACTTATAG
- a CDS encoding ATP-dependent DNA helicase — protein MISSNLVRISVRTLVEWILRSGDLVFSLTAPARAVEGTKAHRKVQKSRTGEYQAEVALTYTIEREDLVLEIGGRADGIFLNRGDEEAAAVIDEIKSTSRPLEAIEADQYPLHWAQAKCYAFIYAAQNDLDTIGVQLTYYQLDSREIKEFCLFYPRGELAVFFHGLVEQYLFWARLLRDWIKVRDESIAQINFPFVGYRPGQRELAVAVYKTIAAGRKLYAQAPTGAGKTMATIFPAVKAVGSGLIEKIFFLTAKTVTRGLAEEAFAKLRLNGLVFKTVTLTAKDKICFKPGRECHPGECEYANGHFDRVNGAIADIWREDCYTRATVEQYAGKHRVCPFEFSLDLALWADGVIGDYNYVFDPRVYLRRFFDNDTGCNCCFLIDEAHNLVDRAREMFSAALLRRPFVHLRRASRQVLPRVSKAAQAVGARLRQIGKTCLTGGEGEPVDFFVQKEALYDIHSVLRKFTNEVERWLLTGNQDQAGPELKTALLDQYFTALSYLRIAECYDERYVTYLEAVEDNDVKVRQFCVDPAKLLRAALQRGRAAIFFSATLTPLSYFAAVLGGNEDDGKIAVPSPFSPDNLCLMIAGRIATTYKSRAGTYDRVVAAIAAAVSGKTGNYLVFFPSFQYLGEIYERFSYQYPRIRVIRQAVSMAEQERVAFLDHFGRSGNRPPDETLVGFAVLGGIFGEGIDLVGERLSGAVIVGVGLPQIGNERDIIRDYYNQVNSQGFEFAYMYPGMNKVLQAAGRVIRTEQDRGVVLLIDERFTGYRYKTLFPSEWRQGVKVADAAGITGVVGRFWQQGC, from the coding sequence ATGATTAGCAGCAACCTGGTCCGGATTTCGGTGCGCACGCTGGTGGAATGGATTCTGCGCTCCGGGGATCTGGTTTTTTCCCTGACCGCGCCGGCCCGGGCCGTTGAGGGCACAAAGGCTCACCGCAAGGTGCAAAAGTCGCGGACAGGCGAATATCAAGCCGAAGTAGCCTTGACATATACCATTGAGCGGGAAGACCTTGTTTTGGAGATCGGCGGCCGGGCCGACGGGATTTTTCTTAACCGGGGGGATGAAGAAGCGGCAGCGGTTATCGATGAAATAAAGTCAACCAGCCGTCCGTTAGAAGCGATTGAAGCCGACCAATATCCCTTACACTGGGCGCAGGCTAAATGTTATGCATTTATTTACGCGGCGCAGAATGATCTGGATACTATTGGCGTCCAGTTGACTTACTATCAGCTCGATAGCAGAGAAATCAAGGAATTTTGCCTTTTCTATCCTCGCGGGGAATTGGCCGTCTTTTTCCACGGTCTGGTTGAGCAATACCTGTTTTGGGCCAGACTGTTAAGGGATTGGATCAAGGTGCGGGATGAGTCCATTGCTCAAATTAATTTTCCTTTTGTCGGCTATCGTCCCGGCCAGCGGGAATTAGCGGTGGCTGTATATAAGACAATCGCCGCCGGCAGGAAACTGTACGCGCAGGCGCCTACCGGGGCGGGCAAAACCATGGCGACCATATTTCCCGCCGTCAAAGCGGTAGGTTCCGGCCTGATTGAGAAGATATTTTTCTTAACCGCCAAGACAGTGACACGGGGATTGGCGGAAGAGGCTTTTGCCAAGCTGCGGCTGAACGGTCTGGTATTTAAAACAGTCACTTTAACGGCCAAGGATAAAATATGTTTTAAACCCGGCAGGGAATGTCACCCGGGCGAGTGTGAATACGCTAACGGGCATTTTGACAGGGTGAACGGAGCCATTGCCGACATTTGGCGGGAGGATTGTTACACGCGTGCGACGGTGGAGCAATATGCCGGCAAACATCGGGTCTGTCCCTTCGAGTTTTCCCTTGATTTAGCGCTTTGGGCTGACGGTGTTATTGGCGATTACAATTATGTCTTTGACCCCCGGGTGTATTTACGGCGATTTTTTGACAATGATACCGGCTGCAACTGCTGCTTTTTGATTGATGAGGCGCATAATCTGGTAGACAGGGCCAGAGAGATGTTTTCCGCCGCCCTGCTGCGCCGTCCCTTCGTCCATCTCAGGCGAGCCAGCCGGCAGGTATTGCCCCGAGTGTCGAAAGCGGCCCAGGCTGTCGGCGCCCGGTTGCGGCAGATCGGCAAGACCTGCCTGACCGGCGGGGAAGGCGAACCGGTGGATTTTTTTGTGCAGAAGGAAGCTTTATACGATATACATTCGGTGTTGCGCAAGTTTACTAACGAAGTTGAACGCTGGCTGTTAACGGGGAACCAGGATCAAGCCGGCCCCGAACTGAAAACGGCGTTATTGGACCAGTATTTTACAGCCCTGAGCTACCTGCGGATTGCCGAGTGTTATGATGAACGGTATGTCACCTATCTTGAAGCCGTTGAGGATAACGACGTAAAGGTCCGGCAATTTTGCGTTGACCCGGCCAAACTGCTGCGTGCCGCTCTTCAGCGTGGGCGTGCCGCCATCTTTTTTTCGGCGACGTTAACACCCCTTTCCTATTTTGCCGCTGTGTTGGGCGGCAACGAGGATGACGGCAAGATCGCCGTCCCTTCGCCGTTTTCACCTGACAACCTCTGCCTCATGATTGCCGGCAGAATTGCTACCACTTATAAATCCCGGGCCGGAACCTATGACCGGGTGGTGGCGGCCATCGCGGCGGCGGTAAGCGGCAAAACCGGCAACTATCTGGTGTTTTTCCCGTCATTCCAGTATCTTGGGGAAATATACGAACGTTTCTCTTATCAATATCCCCGCATCCGGGTCATCCGGCAGGCTGTTTCGATGGCGGAACAGGAACGTGTGGCGTTCTTGGATCACTTCGGCCGCAGCGGCAACAGACCCCCTGACGAAACGCTGGTCGGCTTTGCCGTGCTTGGCGGCATTTTCGGCGAGGGGATTGATCTTGTTGGCGAGCGGTTATCCGGGGCTGTCATTGTGGGGGTTGGGCTGCCCCAAATCGGCAATGAGCGGGATATTATCCGGGATTATTATAATCAGGTAAATAGTCAGGGATTCGAGTTTGCCTATATGTATCCCGGAATGAACAAGGTGCTGCAAGCCGCCGGGCGGGTAATCAGGACGGAACAGGACCGCGGCGTGGTACTGCTCATTGATGAACGTTTTACCGGCTATCGCTACAAAACTTTATTTCCGTCCGAGTGGCGGCAGGGGGTGAAGGTGGCGGATGCGGCAGGCATCACCGGGGTCGTAGGTCGTTTTTGGCAACAGGGATGCTGA